The following DNA comes from Desulfovibrio intestinalis.
TTTGCTGGCCGATTCGGGCGTTGTCAACGAATCAGACGCCCCCGCTGGACAGATAGATGACATCGTAGATGGGGAGGTGGGCGACGAGCCCATACTGCCGGACATCCCCGTGGCAGACAACACGCTGCCTCATCCTGCCATTCCCAGCCTGGGCCTGTGGTGATGCCATGATTCGTTCAAAAGACATTCTCAACTGCCTGCCCCTGCTGGCGTCCGTGCTGGGCGACCAGTACGGGGTGCAGATACGTATCGGTGGCAATGAAGCCTGCACCAACGGCAAGATCATTCAACTGCCCTCATTGCCGATGGATTGTGAACCGGAACTACTGGCAATGGCTCGCGGATTTGTCGATCACGAGGCGGCCCATATACGGCATACGGATTTTGGCGTGCTACAAGCCGCCAACCTTGATCCTGTGACCTTCAACCTCTTTAACTGCCTGGAGGATTGGCGCATCGAGAAAAAGCTGTCTGGCATTTTTCCTGGCAGCCGATACAACCTGAACTGGTTGATACGGCGATTCTTTGTGGAGCAGGCACAGCCAAGGGCCGGGGATGATTCCCTGGCCCTTGCTGTTTTGGACTATGTGCTGTTGACCGTGCGGGCCTGGGATGTGGAAGAAGTGAACATTTCACGCATGGCAGCAGCAGAGGTGCTACGTCAGCACTTCCCCGGCCTGAAGGAAGTGCTGGATGCCATTCTGGCCAAGGTTTACATCCACTGCCCGGACACGGCTGCAGCCGTTGCCTATGCCCGTCAGTTGGCCCAAAGCATTCGGGAGTGGGAACCGCAACAGCAACAAAGGAAAACCAGAGGAAACGGAGCTGGCAACACTGATTTTGCCCCTCAATCAGATCAGGATATTTTGTCTGGTTGTGCATCTCAAACGCAGATGCCTACATCCCCCAGCAAGGCCAAAACTCAGCTTACAGCCCTGTTACACGCCGAAGCCCAAAACCTGCCTCAAAACCTGGGTGAGCTTCTTTCAACGGCACTTGTTCTTTGTCAGGCAGAATCAGCCTTTGAGAGCGTTACGGTGGCGGTGGAAGGATTTCGACCTTCGGGCGTATTGCCTGAGCCGCAAAAGCTGCAAGCCCTTCAGGCCAGCATTGCCTTGCGAACTCGCCTCCAAGGGCTTTTACAGGCACGGACACAAAAACGATGCAGCATAGGTCGGCGCGGGGCCTTACACCCCGGTTCGCTCCATCGGCTGCAGACGGGCAATCCGCGCATCTTCCGCAGGGAGGCAGAACAAACCGGCCTCAACACTGCTGTGCATATCCTGTTGGACGTCAGCGGCAGTATGAGCGGCGCTCCCATCGTTCTGGCAAGGCAGGCGTGCTTTGCTGTGGCAAAAGCGCTGGAAAATATCCGGGGCGTAAACCCTGCAGTCACGGCTTTTCCTGCGATGGCTTCCACAAGTTCTGTATTCCCCATTATGCGGCATGGTCAAAAGGTACCGGACAGCTTTGACATCAATGCTTCAGGCGGAACCCCTCTGGCTGCGGCTTTGTGGTGGGTTATGCAGACGATGCTGTTCCTCAGGGAGCAACGAAAAATAATTCTCATCATCACTGACGGGGTACCCGATAGCACACACGCAGCAACCCATGCTTTGAGTACAGCGCAAAAGCTTGGTTTTGAGGTGTATGGCCTTGGCATCCGAGATGAACACATCGCTCATTTGCTGCCACAGACCAGCAGGGTTATCAACGATCTGACCGACCTAGCACCAGTAATGTTTGATCTGCTTCAGGACGCTCTGCTGAAAGGGTGGGCATCATGATGGTACCACTGGACTTTGGCCGTTGGAGGCCGGCACGAGCCATTTCAACAATCATCAACTGCAACCGACGGCGCACTCCGCGCTGCTGATACCCAAGGAGGATGTATGAACCCACTGGCATGGATACCTGTTGCTATTGCTGTGCTGCAGGTCATCAAGGAGAATTGGGACGACTAAGCTATTTAAAATAGCAGATGAACAGTGGGCGGGAGCGATCCCGCCTTCTGCAATTGCGCAACTAAAAAGGAAGATAACCATGAGTAGTAAATGGACATTTATAGGGGGCATACTGGCCGGAATCGCAGGGGTATTCACTGCGGCGGCGGTTGCGGTGGAACTGGAAAACGGGAAAAGTGGCAAATGCGATACCGTGGATGAAGCCGTGGATGAATCGCAAAGGCTCGCCTTGCCTGAAGGCGAAGGCAGGTAGAGGGCTTCAGGCTGATTGCAGGACGGGAAGCGAGGGGACAGCTCCGCTTCCCGTCCTTTCGTACATGTTTTTCTACTGAGGAGTGCTATGTGTCCGTCAAATATAAAGTCACTATTACTTGAAGGAAATTTTTGAAATAAGTTCCTCATAGATTTGTTTTATTGAGAACTTATCACCATATTGCCTTCCTGCCAGATTTTGAATCTCATGTCCAAATACCTGTCTAAACATGTCTGTATGCATATTTCTAATTTTGAAAAAGTTTGAGAAGGAGTGACGGAGCGAATGAAAACTTTTTCCATCAGCAATTCTCTTTTCTTTTAGGAGCAATCCAAACGCTTTTCCAACCTGCTTACCATATTTTGGAGATTTTTCTGTTTTATTTAGAGATGGAAATAATCTAATTTGATTATTTTTTATTACATCATCGCGGTATGATATAAGTCCAAATTTTATCATATCGTCATGCAGCGGTATTTTTCGTTTTGCATTTTTTGTCTTTAATATTTTATCACATAGTCCATCCGCACTATCTTCACGGATATCAATTAAAAATATGCCATTTTCGTCATAAATATCCTCACAATGAAGTTGACATATTTCTTCAAGTCGCATTCCGGTATAGAGAGCAATCAAGGGAGCCCAGTAAAAAGCGGGATTTTTGAAGGCGTCTGGCTTATAATCACCATTAAAAAATATCAGCTTTATATCATCATCGGAGAGGGGAAGCCTCTTCTCTATGTCCTGTTGTGTGTCTTTAATGCCAAGGCCTTGAGCTGGGTTGCGGTCAATTAAATTCTCACGCATAGCCCAAGTAAACATTCCGGAAACTGCTTCCACAATTACATTGATACTCTTAATACTTAATGATGTTTTATTTTTGTGTTTTTCAATAAAATCTTCCACAGAAAGTCCAGATTTATCTAACTGCTCGCGCCAGCGCGGAGGAAGTTTTTGAAGCGTATCTCTGAAGTTACGCATATCTTTTCTAGTGATTGAATGTATTGGTTTGTCACCGATAATTCGTAATAGGCTTGTAACTCTGTTCTTGTGGTCGGCAAGAGAGCGCTGGACCCATGCGCCATCGTTAATTTTTATAATACAGTATTTCTCTATCAGTTCACTAAGATAGGGAGTTGCTTCTTCAGTTGGCATTTCAATTTGTGGATATGGTGTATATTCAGCTTGGTGGTAGGGTTGCTCGTATGAAAAATCTCCCTTAAGCCTCGCTGCCCTGATTTTTTCGAGGCTGATCTGCATAGCCAAAAAACTTCTGGTAAGTCCATCTACATTATCACGAGAGACTTCTGAAGCTTCGAATACACCGCTTTTAACGAGCTCAAATACACACCGCTGAATATCGTTATCAAAATTTTCCCCTGTATTGAGATTGTAAAGTAAATTTGCAGCAATCTCTTCACTTACTTGTGCCAAATCAACCCGTTCGACGTGGCCCTTCTCATCTTCAATTTCAATGATATCAGGAGGCTCAGGCGATACTGCTTCTTGGTCAAGCTGATACTTCAAATATCCGTTCAGCCGTTTACGAATATGGGAAGGGGGCAAATCTCGTTTGCCTGGCGCATCAAGGATTTTGTCCAATTCATTCTGAAGAAATTTGCGAAGTTCAGCAATTCTCTTCATGTTTTCTGTAAAATCATCATGATCGCCCATCGTCCAACGCTCCAAAAATTCTGTAGTCAAGGAATGCAGATGAGAAGCCATACGCACTGCCTGAGATTGATAGGCAGTTCGCAGGCTGATTCGGATTTCTTTCGTTGAGCATCCAGAAGCGAATCGCTTAGGCAGCTTATAGCGATAGTAGAAAATCCTTCCCTTTAGGTAAAGGAAGGTTGGAGGCTGAAGAGGGAATTGGCAATGACTGAGAGTAGGATTGTGCATGATTTTGGCTCCCTGTGACCCAGCGAGTGCCCCATTAAGGGGACGCCTGGGGTAGAGGGTCACCAGCCCAAGAAATCTTATCAAGTCAGCCACAAAAAGAAAAAGGAATTGGGCTTGTTAGCTCAATTCCTAAATTCGTGGTGCCGAGGGCGGGACTCGAACCCGCACGAGAATCCTCACTACCCCCTCAAGATAGCGTGTCTACCAGTTCCACCACCTCGGCGCGAAGCAATGTATTAGCGAATTGGTTTGGTCTTGGCAAGTGTTTTTTTTAAAAAAATTTTCCGGGACTTGCGCTTACGGGGTGTTACGGGTAACTTCTGGCCCCTACTGGAGAGAGACTATGGACGAATTTGTATATAAATTTTTGAAGCACACCGGGCCTATATTGTGTCTTGATATAGGCAGCGGCACGCAAGATGCTCTTTTGGCGCGCCCTGGGCTTGAGTGTGAAAACTGGCCAAGGTTCGTTCTTCCCGCTCCCGCCCGTATGGTGGCGCAGCGTATACGCGAACTGACGTTACTGCGCCGCGATATCTGGCTTTATGGCAACAATATGGGCGGTGGTTTTACACAGGCAATCAAAGAGCACCTGGCTGCTGGCTTCAAGGTCAGATCCACCCCAGCTGCTTCGCGCGGCATTCACGACAGTGAAGACGTTGTGCGTAAAATTGGCGTGGAGTTCGCCGCCAACTGTCCTGAAAACAGTGTGCCCATCTTTTTGTCGGACTATGCCCCCGATTTCTGGGCTGGCCTGTTACGCACATCCGGTCTGCCGCAGCCTCATCTGGTTTTGGCCGCGGCTCAGGATCACGGCTATCATGTTGGTGGCAACCGTCAGGCAAGAATGTGCATGTGGAGCCATCTTTTGGCTTCTTCTGCCGATCCGGCAGAGTGGATATATTCCTCACCGCCTCCTGCTCTGACCCGCTTGCTTCCGCTGCATGAAAAAACAGGTGGCCCTGTTGCAGATACAGGCACCAGCGCCCTGCTGGGCGCTTTGTGCGACGCTGAAGTTATGGAACGAAGCTTCCGTGAGGGGGTAACCTTCATTAACGTGGGCAATGGGCACACAGTGGCGGCCCTTCTCTATAAAGGGTTGGTGCGCGGTATATATGAGCACCATACGGGCATGCGGGATCTGGAGCAGCTGTTGCACGACCTGGAAGAGTTCCGCAAACACTGGCTGCCTGCCGAAGAAGTGCAGTCCACAGGTGGTCACGGCACGGCTTTTGGCCCTTATTGCGAAGAAGCCGGAGGGTACGAACCCACCTATATCACCGGACCCAAGCGGGCTTTATTGCAAGGATACGGGCGGTTTCTGGCGCCGCACGGCGATATGATGCTTGCAGGCAGTTTGGGATTGCTATGGGGCTGGGCGAGGCTGCACAGCAACTGACATGACGCTGTCTCTGAGCTTGAAGTAATCTGAAGATTTCACCTTGTGCGTTAATGACAATATTAGTGAAGGCGAGGAAAGGGCATGGAAGTTTTTGATCCCGCGGAATTGTGGAGCCGGGAACGCATTGAGGAAACACAGCTTGTCCGGTTGAAAAATACGGTAGGGCAGGCGCGCAAATGCGATTTTTATCGCCAGCGGCTTGACGAGGCCGGGATCGGCCCCGATTCTTTGCGCAGCCTGGACGATTTGCGCCGCATTCCCTTCACTACCAAGGAAGATCTGCGTACCCAGTATCCAACGGGTATGCTGAGCGTGCCTCAAACGGAAATTGTGCGCATGCACTGTTCCAGTGGAACCACAGGGTCGCCTGTGGCCATCTGCCATACACAGAACGACATCAATTCGTGGGCTGACCTTATGGCCCGCTGCATGCACATGGTTGGCGTGCGCCGCGAAGACGTTTTTCAGAATATGTCGGGCTACGGCCTCTTCACCGGGGGGCTTGGTATCCACTTTGGCGCTGAGCGTCTTGGGTGTCTGACCATTCCCGCAGGTGCGGGCAATTCGCGTCGGCAGATCAAGCTGGCCAAAGACTTTCGCACGACAGTCGCTCATATTTTGCCGTCCTACGCGCTTATTCTGGGTGAACATCTGCGCAATATGGGCGAAGACCCGCGCGAGTTTCCATTGCGTGTTGCCCTTGTTGGCGCAGAGCCCTACACAGAAGAATTCCGCCGCCGCATAGAAGGCCTTTTTGATATGAAAGCCTACAATTCCTACGGCTTGTCTGAAATGAACGGCCCGGGTGTGGCTTTTGAATGCCTTGAACAGAGCGGCATGCACTTGTGGGAAGACGCCTATATTCCAGAAATTATTGATCCTGAAACCTGCCAGCCGGTTCCTGACGGTGAAGTGGGCGAACTGGTCATGACGTGTCTTTGCCGTCAGGGAATGCCCATTTTGCGTTACCGCACCCGCGATCTCACCCGCTTTATTCCCGGTGAATGCGGTTGTGGACGCCTGCACCGTCGTATGGACCGTATTCTTGGCCGCTCGGATGACATGTTCATCATCAAGGGCGTCAACGTTTATCCAATGCAGGTAGAGCAGGTCATCATGACCTTCCCCGAAGTGGGGCAAAGCTATCTTATTCTGCTGGAAAATGATGGCATTGGCGATGTCATGCGTGTGCAAGTTGAAGTGCGGGATGAATTCTTTGTTGAAGACATGCGCGCATTGCAAAATCTGCAAAAAAGCATTGCCCAGCGGCTACGCGATGAAATCCTTATTACGCCAAAGGTTGAGCTTGTTCAGAGCAACAGCCTGCCGCGTACCGAAGGCAAGGCTGTGCGACTGCAAGATCTGCGCGCTAAAAAATAGGTCACCTATATGGATTTTTTGCCTTTTCCCTTGGCAAGCCTGCTGGCGGGCGCATTCATCACATTGCTGTGCTTTGTGCTTGTGCTCAATGTTTTTGGTCTGCCCGCCAACTGGGTAATGCTGGGGCTGGTGGCCTTATGGAAAATGGCGCATCCTGCTTCAGAATCCATGAATATCTGGTTTTGGGTTATGATGGTGGGCTTGGCTCTTGTTGGTGAAGCTCTTGAGCTTGGCATGCAGATCATCAAGGCCAAGCGCTACGGGTCCAGTTCATCAGGAACTTTTGCAGGTATGATTGGGGCTATTGCTGGGGCCATTTTACTGGCGCCGCTCTTCTTTGGCCTGGGGGCTCTTATAGGCGCAGTTGCTGGCGCATGGATAGGCTGCTTTATTATGGAAATGCTCAAAGGCCGCCCACTTCGTGAGTCGCTTGACGCTGCTTTCGGGGCGATGGTTGGCCGTTTTTTGGGCACTGTGTGCAAATGCGGAATTGGAGGAGCCATGCTGGCTCTGGCTGCCAGCCGTATCTGGCCGAAAGCTCCTGTTGAGATGCTGCCAGCAGCACCCGAAGGACCGCTTCAGCTGGTCATGGCCCTGGTGGGAGGTTTGTGCTGACATGGCTTTATTGCTTGATGGCCTTGATGTTGTTCTGGTCAAAACACGTTTTCCTGAAAATATAGGCATGGCGGCCAGGGCTTGCGTCAATATGGGATGTTCATCCCTGCACCTCGTAGACCCCGAGCGGTGGGACAGGGAAAAAGCCCGGCCCCTCGCTACGCCCAAGGGACAAGATTTACTGGATAGCGTGAATGTCTGTGCCGATTTGTCGCAAGCTGTCGCGCCTACAGCCCTTGTTGTAGGAACCACTGCACGCGTAGGCGGGTGGCGGCAATCATTGCTGTCTCCTGGTCAGGCTGCTGAAGCAATTGCTGAAGTGTTGGCCCGTGGTGAAAGAGTCTCGCTGGTTTTTGGGCCGGAAGACAGGGGCTTGAACAATGAAGAAATCACGCATTGTCACAAGCTTGTAACCATCCCCACGGATCCGGCGGCAAGCTCGCTTAACTTGGCTCAGGCCGTGCTGTTGCTTTTATACGAATGCGCTAATGCCGTGCGCAACTGCCAGAGAAAAGAAAAGGGGGCTTCGGGCGAAAACCGGAGTGGTGGCAAATTAGCCACAGCTGCAGAGCAAGAGCGCCTGATGGAGTCGCTGAAAGATATGTTGCTGCGGCTCGATTACTTACATGGCGATAACCCAGAGTATTTTCTTATGCCTTGGCGTCGTCTCTTTACCCGGGCTGAATTGAGAAGGCACGAGTACGACGCGCTGATGGGACTTTGCAGGCAGGTGCGCCACAAACTTGGCTGATCTGCAACTTGCTGATAAATTTGAAAAGTTTGCATTTCAAAGTTGGCATTTTGCCAAAAGATGCAAATTTCGGCAAGATTCACGGTGCGTTGCGCCACGTTGCATGAACGTGCAGGATTAAAGCGTTTAGTTTTTCAATATTAAAACGCTCTAACTGACCAATTTTATATTCTATTTTTTGTTTATTTTACTACACTTGTAGTTTACCCACGATAGAGGAAATTCTTCCATCGTGGGTTTTTTGTATGTTTTTTTCTATCCTTTTGACTCTATTTCATATATTAAATACAGATCTCTATAATAAATTATCTCATGCCTCCGATATGGCATTAAAAGTCTACAGAATGAATGTCTGATAATGATGGCGTTCACATGAAATATTTGTTTTTGTTGTATTGATTTAGTCAATATAACAAGTCGGTTAAAAATATTTCATGAGATTACCCTGCCTTGTTTCGGGAGTTTTTTACAGTTGTAAGGAACACAAACAAACATGCAAAGGCATGAGGAGCGGCTAATGCGTTTAACTCTGACTCATAAATATGTTGGTTCTCTTTTTGCGGCTCTTATAACCTGCTGCGTTGTCGTATTGTTTGTTTCAATATATTATATGAAGAAACCTATTGGCGAAGAGTTGAACAATAGCATCCGGCGGATGCAAAACGTGGTACAGTTGGCCAATGAACTAACTAGCAACCGCTATGCGCAAAATGCCGCCCTCATTGCTGCAGATGAAACACTCGCTCGGGCTATGGCCGATAATAATCACTCCATAGTATTCAGCCTTTCTGAAAAGGCTATGAAGATGGCCGGGTCGGACTTCATGTCTGTTACTGACGCCAAAGGAAAAGTCATTGCGCGCGGGCATGCCGAAAGCAAGTTTGGCGATAGCATTGCCAAGCAGGAGACTGTGGCCAAAGCCATGCAGGGCGTACCTGCTCAGGCTGTCGTCACGGGGCCTCTCAATCCGTTTACCTTGCGTGCCTCACAGCCCGTGTTTTTTGAAGGTCGCCTGGTTGGCACAATTTCCATCGGTGTGTCCCTTACTACTCCGGTCTATCTGGATTGGCTGAGCAAACTTGCTGGAGCCGATGTGAGCATTTTTAAAGGCGATACACGAGTCATGACTACTATTATGACTGATGGCAAACGTGCGGCAGGCACTGTGCTGGATTCGCCACAAGTTCTCGATGCCGTGCTGGAAAAGGGTGAACTGGTATTCATACAAAATTCCATTCTTGGCGTTTCTTTTCAGTCTGCGTATTGGCCAGTAAAAGCTGCAGACGGTAAAATTGTGGGTATGTGGTTTGTAGGCTCGCCTATAGATGAATTGAAGCGGCTCGAGAACCAGGGCATTCGCATGGCTGCGGGCACGGCAGCTGCCTTGCTAGCCGTGCAGCTTTGTATTTCTGTTGTGGTAGGATTGCGCGTGAGTGCCCCAGTTCGCAAAATTACCCGGTATGCACTGGATGTTGCCGATGGTAAAAAAGATGCGACGCTTACGGTGCACAGCGCGGATGATATGGGTATGTTGGCTGACGCCCTGCGTTCTATGGAAAAGAACTTGCGGTCTCTGGTTCAGGAAGCAGGCGAAAAGGCAAAAGAAGCCGAAATACTTGGTAAAGAAGCGCAACAGGCCATGTCAGACGCGGAAGAGGCCCGATTAAAGGCGGAGCAGGCGCGGCATGACGGCATAGCCAGTGCTGCCGCGCGTATTGAAGATGTTGCTGAAAAACTCAATAGCTCTGCCACGGATATTGCCGAGCAGGTGGAAAATACCGATGCTGCTCTAAGCCAGGCGGTGAAGCGCCTTGCTGAAACGGCTGCTGCTATGGAAGAAATGAGTTTCACAGTACTGGCTGTAGCAAAGAATGCGGGCGAGGCTGCTGATATTTCAGATGCTGCGCGTGAGAGGGCCGATACCGGGGCCCATGTTGTTTCACAGGCTGTGGCCAGCATACAGGAAGTGCAACAACAGTCGTTGAGTCTGAAAAGCGGTATGGCAGAGCTTGATGAGCATGCCAAGGCAATTAGCCGTATTATGGCGGTTATTTCGGACATTGCGGACCAGACAAACCTGTTGGCTCTTAACGCCGCCATTGAAGCCGCCCGCGCCGGAGATGCTGGCCGGGGATTTGCTGTGGTGGCTGATGAGGTTCGCAAACTTGCTGAAAAAACGATGGCTTCAACTACAGATGTTGGCAATGCCATTACAGCCATTCAAAAAAGCGCAGTTCAAAGTATGCAACAGGTGGATCAATCTGCGGCCAATATTTCCATCGCAACGGATTTTTCCAATAAATCTGGCCAGTCTCTTCAGGAAATTGTCAGTATGGTGGACAAGACCGCGAACGAAGTGCGCGCCATCGCTACCGCCAGTGAGCAGCAATCAGCAGTCACCACTGAAATCAGCAAATCCATCAATGACGTTAACTACATTGCCGGTAATACTTCGGAATCAATGAAGGTGGCACTGCGTGAACTTGATGAATTACGGCTTCAGACAGATCGCCTCGTGAAATTGGTGGAAACCATGAAAGATTGATGATTTTAGATCTGCTTTGACGCACCATATAACATGCGGCGGCCTGAAATTTCGGGTCGCCGTTTTTCATAACGACTATCACGCAGCAACCAATGACAAATTTTGAGTGAAATAGCTGATGATAACGATAGGAATATTTGCGTGATAGTTGAAAAAATATTTTTTTCACAACTGGGCAGATTTGGAAATTTTACGTTAACTTACCGTAATTAAAAACTTTAATTGTCGAGTAATATGGATAAG
Coding sequences within:
- a CDS encoding methyl-accepting chemotaxis protein, which codes for MKKPIGEELNNSIRRMQNVVQLANELTSNRYAQNAALIAADETLARAMADNNHSIVFSLSEKAMKMAGSDFMSVTDAKGKVIARGHAESKFGDSIAKQETVAKAMQGVPAQAVVTGPLNPFTLRASQPVFFEGRLVGTISIGVSLTTPVYLDWLSKLAGADVSIFKGDTRVMTTIMTDGKRAAGTVLDSPQVLDAVLEKGELVFIQNSILGVSFQSAYWPVKAADGKIVGMWFVGSPIDELKRLENQGIRMAAGTAAALLAVQLCISVVVGLRVSAPVRKITRYALDVADGKKDATLTVHSADDMGMLADALRSMEKNLRSLVQEAGEKAKEAEILGKEAQQAMSDAEEARLKAEQARHDGIASAAARIEDVAEKLNSSATDIAEQVENTDAALSQAVKRLAETAAAMEEMSFTVLAVAKNAGEAADISDAARERADTGAHVVSQAVASIQEVQQQSLSLKSGMAELDEHAKAISRIMAVISDIADQTNLLALNAAIEAARAGDAGRGFAVVADEVRKLAEKTMASTTDVGNAITAIQKSAVQSMQQVDQSAANISIATDFSNKSGQSLQEIVSMVDKTANEVRAIATASEQQSAVTTEISKSINDVNYIAGNTSESMKVALRELDELRLQTDRLVKLVETMKD
- a CDS encoding cobaltochelatase CobT-related protein, with translation MIRSKDILNCLPLLASVLGDQYGVQIRIGGNEACTNGKIIQLPSLPMDCEPELLAMARGFVDHEAAHIRHTDFGVLQAANLDPVTFNLFNCLEDWRIEKKLSGIFPGSRYNLNWLIRRFFVEQAQPRAGDDSLALAVLDYVLLTVRAWDVEEVNISRMAAAEVLRQHFPGLKEVLDAILAKVYIHCPDTAAAVAYARQLAQSIREWEPQQQQRKTRGNGAGNTDFAPQSDQDILSGCASQTQMPTSPSKAKTQLTALLHAEAQNLPQNLGELLSTALVLCQAESAFESVTVAVEGFRPSGVLPEPQKLQALQASIALRTRLQGLLQARTQKRCSIGRRGALHPGSLHRLQTGNPRIFRREAEQTGLNTAVHILLDVSGSMSGAPIVLARQACFAVAKALENIRGVNPAVTAFPAMASTSSVFPIMRHGQKVPDSFDINASGGTPLAAALWWVMQTMLFLREQRKIILIITDGVPDSTHAATHALSTAQKLGFEVYGLGIRDEHIAHLLPQTSRVINDLTDLAPVMFDLLQDALLKGWAS
- a CDS encoding site-specific integrase; translation: MHNPTLSHCQFPLQPPTFLYLKGRIFYYRYKLPKRFASGCSTKEIRISLRTAYQSQAVRMASHLHSLTTEFLERWTMGDHDDFTENMKRIAELRKFLQNELDKILDAPGKRDLPPSHIRKRLNGYLKYQLDQEAVSPEPPDIIEIEDEKGHVERVDLAQVSEEIAANLLYNLNTGENFDNDIQRCVFELVKSGVFEASEVSRDNVDGLTRSFLAMQISLEKIRAARLKGDFSYEQPYHQAEYTPYPQIEMPTEEATPYLSELIEKYCIIKINDGAWVQRSLADHKNRVTSLLRIIGDKPIHSITRKDMRNFRDTLQKLPPRWREQLDKSGLSVEDFIEKHKNKTSLSIKSINVIVEAVSGMFTWAMRENLIDRNPAQGLGIKDTQQDIEKRLPLSDDDIKLIFFNGDYKPDAFKNPAFYWAPLIALYTGMRLEEICQLHCEDIYDENGIFLIDIREDSADGLCDKILKTKNAKRKIPLHDDMIKFGLISYRDDVIKNNQIRLFPSLNKTEKSPKYGKQVGKAFGLLLKEKRIADGKSFHSLRHSFSNFFKIRNMHTDMFRQVFGHEIQNLAGRQYGDKFSIKQIYEELISKISFK
- a CDS encoding RNA methyltransferase; amino-acid sequence: MALLLDGLDVVLVKTRFPENIGMAARACVNMGCSSLHLVDPERWDREKARPLATPKGQDLLDSVNVCADLSQAVAPTALVVGTTARVGGWRQSLLSPGQAAEAIAEVLARGERVSLVFGPEDRGLNNEEITHCHKLVTIPTDPAASSLNLAQAVLLLLYECANAVRNCQRKEKGASGENRSGGKLATAAEQERLMESLKDMLLRLDYLHGDNPEYFLMPWRRLFTRAELRRHEYDALMGLCRQVRHKLG
- a CDS encoding DUF456 domain-containing protein, encoding MDFLPFPLASLLAGAFITLLCFVLVLNVFGLPANWVMLGLVALWKMAHPASESMNIWFWVMMVGLALVGEALELGMQIIKAKRYGSSSSGTFAGMIGAIAGAILLAPLFFGLGALIGAVAGAWIGCFIMEMLKGRPLRESLDAAFGAMVGRFLGTVCKCGIGGAMLALAASRIWPKAPVEMLPAAPEGPLQLVMALVGGLC
- a CDS encoding phenylacetate--CoA ligase family protein encodes the protein MEVFDPAELWSRERIEETQLVRLKNTVGQARKCDFYRQRLDEAGIGPDSLRSLDDLRRIPFTTKEDLRTQYPTGMLSVPQTEIVRMHCSSGTTGSPVAICHTQNDINSWADLMARCMHMVGVRREDVFQNMSGYGLFTGGLGIHFGAERLGCLTIPAGAGNSRRQIKLAKDFRTTVAHILPSYALILGEHLRNMGEDPREFPLRVALVGAEPYTEEFRRRIEGLFDMKAYNSYGLSEMNGPGVAFECLEQSGMHLWEDAYIPEIIDPETCQPVPDGEVGELVMTCLCRQGMPILRYRTRDLTRFIPGECGCGRLHRRMDRILGRSDDMFIIKGVNVYPMQVEQVIMTFPEVGQSYLILLENDGIGDVMRVQVEVRDEFFVEDMRALQNLQKSIAQRLRDEILITPKVELVQSNSLPRTEGKAVRLQDLRAKK
- a CDS encoding DUF1786 domain-containing protein, translating into MDEFVYKFLKHTGPILCLDIGSGTQDALLARPGLECENWPRFVLPAPARMVAQRIRELTLLRRDIWLYGNNMGGGFTQAIKEHLAAGFKVRSTPAASRGIHDSEDVVRKIGVEFAANCPENSVPIFLSDYAPDFWAGLLRTSGLPQPHLVLAAAQDHGYHVGGNRQARMCMWSHLLASSADPAEWIYSSPPPALTRLLPLHEKTGGPVADTGTSALLGALCDAEVMERSFREGVTFINVGNGHTVAALLYKGLVRGIYEHHTGMRDLEQLLHDLEEFRKHWLPAEEVQSTGGHGTAFGPYCEEAGGYEPTYITGPKRALLQGYGRFLAPHGDMMLAGSLGLLWGWARLHSN